The DNA region aattaattatatatacaaatttaaatgtatgctGAACACGTCAGTATTAAAATGatatgaatttactgttgCTGCGATTAGAGGAAGTACTTTTAAAGCGTTCTTCCTATAAGAATTGAATATACTTATTATAGTATGGAAACCATACcacatattatttacatttattaaaactaccgttgacaaataaaataatttaattatataattagttatatatttaaatttgctgcttgggtttttatatttatttatttttattaaggtttttaaaaaacaaccaCGCCCTATAAATTTCACCGCATTTTCACGcaagacattttataaaaaataatggatatcaACATAGGAGAGatgagatttttattaaatcttatatGATGTTTTCCTTTTTCTTATTGTTCAATCAAAATCGGTTGCTACGAAAACGGAAAATGTCAATCTCAAAAAGCATAAAGAATTCAAATGTTCAGTAATTAACGGCGATACCTACCTATTGGTATATACCAATAGATAGGTAtcgtatataatttaatattatatttaatattaataaaattttaacatttcgtaaaaaaaaattaaaattttacaataaatggaaggtatatgaaaaaaatattaatattgcattgaaagttatttaatataaaactaatttttggaaaaaatggttaatttttttctaaaaattcatgatgaatttgttgtttatccAATAAATTTGTCAATGAATATACAATGCGAACAATATTATTTGCGTTATTcaggaaaatataatatatatatatatatatatatatatatatatatatatatatatatatacaaaattttataagaaaaatataaaatatgttaattattgtataataaatgctaaagatatacaaaaaatgtaaatattataaaaaatgtcgtttctagtgtaaaattataaaaaatggtaaaagttttaaaatttcgtaaaaaaatagaaaaaatatttatgtttattataaaattatacaataaatagtaaagatacatgaataaaattgtaaaaattacaaaaagtgtttctatttcaaaattattaaaaatggtaaaaattaataatttcgtaaaaaaatacaaaaatatttatatttattataaaattatacaacaaATGTCgtttctattataaaattattaaaaataataataaaaaaaatatttttatattttatttattataacattttacaataaattgaagatatacgaaaaaaattgtaaaaattacaaaaagggTCGAAAgacgttttttataaaattttataatttttatcattttaagtgGTTTTCCACTGAGACAAcatgtttttcatataaatttttactatttttataataattttattataacaataataattgttgacattttttataaaatttcacaaattctaattatttctattctatttttgtaactgtattttaaatttttattatttttggataattttataaagagacaacctatttttttaatattaaaaatgtcaccatttaattatattaactaattttttaaatttctatttattattatatttttttattataaaagtagaAAACTCATGTAATATAAATGGCTTTGAACGCTTTAAAAGACCGTCTCAAgatttgaacaatttgaaaaattgttaaaataaaatgttatttatgttccctgagtttattaaaacatttttcattttgtattaattatcacACTTATGCCTACAATACAGAATAGTTTGTAATTTTACTTACATATTTAAGGTATTTTGTTTATCCAAGGTATAGATTGTATtatccataaaaattatatgatttaattttgtttgatatttttatattaatcaaatatttgaataaaaaataagttcccAATATATGAAAACAATCGTAACTTTAAGTAAGGATTTAAGGATTTTGTACATGGTTGTGTTTTACAGAGCGCACAAAATcgattacttattaaaaatggtaaacTTGTTAACGACGATGAAATTGCCGAAGACGACATCTACATCGAAGATGGGGTAATTAAACAGATAGGAAAAAATCTCATTATACCCGGCGGTACCAGGGTAATCGATGCTAGGGGACGCTACATTCTCCCAGGAGGTATCGACCCCCACACTCATTTCGAATTCGAATTTATGGGTACCGTGTCTGCTGACGATTTCTATCAGGGTACGAAAGCTGCAGTTGCAGGAGGCACCACCACTGTcagtaagttttaaataaataatagatgactatttttatgttattaaaaggGTCGTTTTGATCTGAATACCATTGATACCATTAGACACTGGAATATGGAAActtattttcgtttttttctttcagttGATTTTGCCTTTCCAAAAAAAGGGGAGTCCTTATTGGATTGCTTCTATAAATACAGGCAAAAGGCTGACGGCAAAGTATGCTGTGATTATTCTCTACACGTTTGCCTTAATCATTGGTCGGAACAAGTTAAACATGATATGGAAGTTTTGTGCAAAGAGCATGGCGTTaactcatttaaaatgttcatgGCGTATGATTTTATGCTAAATGATGGAGACTTGTATAGTGCTTTTGACCATATTCGAACATTAGGAGGTGTTGCTCAAGTTCATGCAGAAAATGGTTCCATTATTGCCAAGAACGTAGAAAAACTTAAAGCCAAAGGCATTACAGGCCCCGAGGGTCATGAAATGTCTAGACCAGAAGATGTGGAAGCTGAAGCTGTTAATAGAGCGTGTGTTATTGCAAACCAGGTTCGTTACGATTATGTCTTTGTTGTATGTTTCTTGAAAgccttttatttttcttttctacAGTCCGTTTATACATTACGTTcttatgttataatttcatttattattaagtaatccatttttatttattttcattgtgcgattttttctatttataaaaatgtgacaAAACTGTTTCTTATTGTATCTGTATTGTTAAGTttgaagataaatttaaattggattaCAACTATTGTTTCTTTAGCTGTATTCTGGCCTTTGGTGCAGTTTTTCCCACTCTCCCCTACATTAAGtcttttttaaactatataaCAAAGTAAATGCTTTCCCGTTCGTCCGTCCGAccgttgttttaaaattcttcaaaagCCATATCCATCCATATCTTATATAAGTCATCtggaacaacaaatatttttagttctgGTGTGATTTATAGGTAGATTGTCCGTTGTATATAGTGCATGTGATGAGTAAATCTGCGGGATTAGCATTAGATCAGGCATGCAAAAGGGGGACCCGCGTATATGGAGAGACTTTAGCTGCCGGATTGGCAACAGATGGGAGACATTATAAACACGAATGTTTCCATCACTCTGCTGGCCATATACTTAGCCCCCCTCTTCGACCAGATCCCCAAACACCGTttcatttaatgaatttcttaGCAcagtaagttttatttttatttctttcttctttgtattgctatttattttatgttgcaccaatatttttcataaaatgattaaCCTGCTGTTGCATTTCTGACGTTTGTGCTTATATCCATTCCTTTATGATTTAAAGTCATTGAGTCATTTTGAATtgattgaattgatttttttattgaattttcaata from Aethina tumida isolate Nest 87 chromosome 1, icAetTumi1.1, whole genome shotgun sequence includes:
- the LOC109605591 gene encoding dihydropyrimidinase, whose product is MSTPVKKVPIHLQSAQNRLLIKNGKLVNDDEIAEDDIYIEDGVIKQIGKNLIIPGGTRVIDARGRYILPGGIDPHTHFEFEFMGTVSADDFYQGTKAAVAGGTTTVIDFAFPKKGESLLDCFYKYRQKADGKVCCDYSLHVCLNHWSEQVKHDMEVLCKEHGVNSFKMFMAYDFMLNDGDLYSAFDHIRTLGGVAQVHAENGSIIAKNVEKLKAKGITGPEGHEMSRPEDVEAEAVNRACVIANQVDCPLYIVHVMSKSAGLALDQACKRGTRVYGETLAAGLATDGRHYKHECFHHSAGHILSPPLRPDPQTPFHLMNFLAQDVLQVTGSDNCTFTKEQKELGKNDFTMIPNGVNGVEDRMSIVWEKGVQSGIIDPCRFVAITSTNAAKIFNLYPRKGCIAVGSDADVVIWNPNATRVISAKTHHHAIDYNIFEGMECHGVPEYVIVNGRVCVDEGQLRAVQGHGRFVETPIYPPFIYEPNKVQYLKPEKNGTSEVDHLDLYKVEIEEKVCPTPTLPESQVSTPSCRAPRPEGQRNIQDSTFSISEELDVERKSCIRVKNPPGGKSSGFW